One genomic segment of Oreochromis aureus strain Israel breed Guangdong linkage group 9, ZZ_aureus, whole genome shotgun sequence includes these proteins:
- the LOC116322155 gene encoding neutral cholesterol ester hydrolase 1-like isoform X2: protein MGVCHRVHLLNRVVSWVEVIEARSSPAVNVTDSALGGIPTRVFHPIRGERLKRGVIYFHGGGWALGSGRMRSYDHLCRKMAEDLDAVVMSVDYRLAPEAVFPDQYHDAIAASRAFLSTEVLEHYSIDPERVCVSGDSAGGNLAAAVAQKLSSDDTLKVKFKAQALIYPVLQALDFHTPSYQQNQAVPILYRPVMARFWLQYLGGNTSLEPLLLANNHSSLDESGISAETRSKLNWTALLPAERRKHFRPVLKETGSPGVVGEVPGLTDVRASPLLAEQGVLGRTPKAYVMTCEFDVLRDDGLMYARRLQDAGVTVTSDHYEDGFHGCMVFAYLPMMSSVGRRSMNNYIRWLDQNL from the exons ATGGGCGTGTGCCACCGCGTCCACCTGTTGAACCGGGTGGTGTCCTGGGTGGAGGTGATTGAGGCTCGCTCCAGCCCCGCCGTGAACGTCACAGACTCCGCGCTGGGAGGCATCCCCACCCGGGTGTTTCATCCCATCAGAGGGGAGAGGCTGAAAAGAGGAGTTATTTATTTCCACGGTGGCGGCTGGGCCCTCGGCAGCGGAC GAATGCGCTCCTATGACCATCTTTGCCGGAAGATGGCGGAGGACCTGGATGCTGTCGTTATGTCAGTTGA CTACCGTCTTGCTCCAGAGGCCGTGTTCCCAGATCAGTACCATGATGCAATAGCGGCGTCACGGGCCTTCCTGTCCACTGAGGTTTTAGAGCACTACAGCATCGATCcagagagggtgtgtgtgtcGGGAGACAGCGCTGGGGGAAACCTGGCTGCCGCTGTGGCACAAAAG CTCAGCTCAGACGACACCCTGAAGGTGAAGTTCAAGGCCCAGGCGCTGATCTACCCCGTGCTGCAGGCGCTCGACTTCCACACCCCATCctaccagcagaaccaggccgTGCCCATCCTCTACAGGCCCGTCATGGCTCGCTTCTGGTTGCAGTACCTGGGTGGCAACACCTCCCTGGAGCCTCTCCTGCTCGCCAACAACCACAGCTCTCTGGACGAGTCGGGCATCAGCGCAGAGACTCGCTCGAAGCTGAACTGGACCGCTTTGCTGCCGGCTGAGCGGAGGAAGCACTTCCGGCCGGTGCTTAAAGAAACCGGGTCACCTGGTGTGGTGGGCGAGGTGCCGGGGCTCACAGACGTGAGGGCGTCGCCGCTGCTGGCGGAGCAGGGCGTTCTGGGTAGGACGCCTAAGGCGTACGTGATGACTTGTGAGTTTGACGTGCTCAGGGATGACGGGTTAATGTACGCCAGACGTTTGCAGGACGCTGGCGTCACGGTGACCAGTGACCACTATGAGGACGGCTTTCACGGCTGCATGGTGTTTGCGTATCTGCCGATGATGTCGAGCGTGGGACGGAGGAGCATGAACAACTACATCCGCTGGCTGGACCAAAATCTGTAG
- the LOC116322155 gene encoding neutral cholesterol ester hydrolase 1-like isoform X3 has protein sequence MRSYDHLCRKMAEDLDAVVMSVDYRLAPEAVFPDQYHDAIAASRAFLSTEVLEHYSIDPERVCVSGDSAGGNLAAAVAQKLSSDDTLKVKFKAQALIYPVLQALDFHTPSYQQNQAVPILYRPVMARFWLQYLGGNTSLEPLLLANNHSSLDESGISAETRSKLNWTALLPAERRKHFRPVLKETGSPGVVGEVPGLTDVRASPLLAEQGVLGRTPKAYVMTCEFDVLRDDGLMYARRLQDAGVTVTSDHYEDGFHGCMVFAYLPMMSSVGRRSMNNYIRWLDQNL, from the exons ATGCGCTCCTATGACCATCTTTGCCGGAAGATGGCGGAGGACCTGGATGCTGTCGTTATGTCAGTTGA CTACCGTCTTGCTCCAGAGGCCGTGTTCCCAGATCAGTACCATGATGCAATAGCGGCGTCACGGGCCTTCCTGTCCACTGAGGTTTTAGAGCACTACAGCATCGATCcagagagggtgtgtgtgtcGGGAGACAGCGCTGGGGGAAACCTGGCTGCCGCTGTGGCACAAAAG CTCAGCTCAGACGACACCCTGAAGGTGAAGTTCAAGGCCCAGGCGCTGATCTACCCCGTGCTGCAGGCGCTCGACTTCCACACCCCATCctaccagcagaaccaggccgTGCCCATCCTCTACAGGCCCGTCATGGCTCGCTTCTGGTTGCAGTACCTGGGTGGCAACACCTCCCTGGAGCCTCTCCTGCTCGCCAACAACCACAGCTCTCTGGACGAGTCGGGCATCAGCGCAGAGACTCGCTCGAAGCTGAACTGGACCGCTTTGCTGCCGGCTGAGCGGAGGAAGCACTTCCGGCCGGTGCTTAAAGAAACCGGGTCACCTGGTGTGGTGGGCGAGGTGCCGGGGCTCACAGACGTGAGGGCGTCGCCGCTGCTGGCGGAGCAGGGCGTTCTGGGTAGGACGCCTAAGGCGTACGTGATGACTTGTGAGTTTGACGTGCTCAGGGATGACGGGTTAATGTACGCCAGACGTTTGCAGGACGCTGGCGTCACGGTGACCAGTGACCACTATGAGGACGGCTTTCACGGCTGCATGGTGTTTGCGTATCTGCCGATGATGTCGAGCGTGGGACGGAGGAGCATGAACAACTACATCCGCTGGCTGGACCAAAATCTGTAG